A portion of the Sphingobacterium spiritivorum genome contains these proteins:
- a CDS encoding DUF1852 domain-containing protein — protein sequence MENIQHAIKNDFVFTLKSTRLDENYHPASQTRLTTNFANLARGDNRQQNLRNALNMINNRFNALAHLDNPKADRYLVELEILTVTLSIDDKNGSNDLPMIEVLKTNIFDRKTNQYIEGIAGNNFSSYVRDYDFSVLLIEYNKNKSSFTVPENFGDLHGKLYKCFVSSDTYKEHFKMSPIICLSVSSNKTYTRTDYQHPVLGFEYLQDQYSLTDEYFAKMGLKVRFFMPQNSVAPMAFYHSGDLLTDYTDLGLISSISTMETFQKIYRPEIYNANSVAGQIYQPSLKHEDYSLTRVEYDRVERSRLAIEQGKYAEEHFIKPYQDMLEEWSANFPL from the coding sequence ATGGAAAATATCCAGCACGCCATCAAGAATGATTTTGTGTTCACGCTAAAGAGCACTCGTTTAGATGAAAACTATCACCCCGCAAGTCAAACGCGTTTAACAACCAATTTTGCAAACTTGGCTAGAGGAGATAATCGTCAGCAAAACTTACGCAATGCCTTAAATATGATTAACAATCGATTCAATGCATTGGCTCATTTGGATAATCCTAAAGCTGATCGTTACCTGGTAGAACTTGAAATCCTCACAGTAACGTTGAGTATTGATGATAAGAATGGGAGTAACGATCTGCCGATGATTGAAGTTTTAAAGACGAATATTTTTGACCGTAAGACTAACCAGTATATCGAAGGTATTGCCGGAAATAATTTTTCTTCGTATGTGCGTGATTACGATTTCAGTGTTTTATTGATCGAGTACAATAAAAATAAATCTAGTTTTACTGTCCCTGAAAATTTTGGTGATTTGCACGGAAAACTTTATAAGTGCTTTGTGAGTTCAGACACTTATAAAGAACACTTTAAAATGTCACCTATCATTTGTCTAAGTGTATCGAGCAACAAAACTTATACCCGCACGGACTATCAGCATCCCGTTCTGGGTTTTGAGTATCTGCAGGATCAGTATTCACTCACCGACGAATATTTCGCTAAAATGGGCTTAAAAGTTCGTTTTTTCATGCCTCAGAACAGTGTGGCACCCATGGCTTTTTATCATTCCGGAGATCTACTTACTGATTATACCGATCTTGGACTAATCAGCTCCATCAGCACGATGGAAACATTCCAGAAGATTTATCGCCCTGAAATTTACAATGCAAATTCAGTGGCTGGGCAAATTTATCAACCTAGTCTTAAACACGAAGATTATTCACTTACTCGCGTGGAATATGACCGCGTAGAGCGCAGCCGACTTGCTATTGAACAGGGTAAATATGCTGAAGAGCATTTCATCAAACCTTACCAGGATATGCTCGAAGAATGGTCTGCCAATTTTCCTCTTTAA